One Glaciihabitans arcticus DNA window includes the following coding sequences:
- a CDS encoding SOS response-associated peptidase, with product MCGRFALDSSMNELIEEFVADGGDYRHWEPGYNIAPTDPVPVILERHRDGATTRSIEPGRWSLVPSWSKELKLKFPTFNARSEGIAEKASFKSSVANKRALIPASGYYEWHTVGSTKTPNFIRPVEGIVAFAGLYSWWRESPAAEWQLTATILTMPTVPHLAEIHDRNPVMLPRDWWDDWLDPTLTGDQFFVDAAVAASVSVADSLEFHEVGPVRGNERALIQPI from the coding sequence ATGTGCGGACGATTTGCTCTCGACTCGAGCATGAATGAACTGATCGAGGAGTTTGTCGCCGACGGCGGCGACTACCGGCACTGGGAGCCCGGCTACAACATCGCCCCGACCGACCCGGTTCCCGTGATTCTCGAGCGTCATCGGGATGGCGCCACGACCCGCAGCATCGAGCCCGGCCGCTGGTCGCTGGTGCCGTCGTGGTCGAAGGAGCTCAAGCTGAAGTTCCCCACGTTCAACGCCCGCAGCGAGGGCATCGCCGAGAAGGCCAGCTTCAAGTCGAGTGTCGCGAACAAGCGTGCGCTGATCCCGGCGTCCGGCTACTACGAGTGGCACACGGTCGGCAGCACCAAGACCCCGAACTTCATCCGCCCGGTCGAGGGCATCGTCGCCTTCGCGGGCCTGTACTCGTGGTGGCGGGAGTCACCTGCGGCGGAGTGGCAGCTCACCGCCACCATCCTGACCATGCCGACGGTGCCGCACCTCGCCGAGATCCACGACCGCAATCCGGTCATGCTGCCGCGCGACTGGTGGGACGACTGGCTCGACCCCACCCTGACCGGTGACCAGTTCTTTGTGGACGCCGCTGTGGCAGCATCCGTTTCCGTCGCCGATTCCCTAGAGTTCCACGAGGTCGGTCCGGTGCGTGGCAACGAGCGCGCGCTCATTCAGCCGATCTAG
- a CDS encoding neutral zinc metallopeptidase: protein MTFNDDAQISGNKVKRRGRGAAVGGGVGIVGVIVYFIFQAVTGIDPGTIVPQGGTGGGSDEQVAACTGEEANNGNLDCRLAGTAESLDDYWSETLPAMGVDYRTPEFILFTGSVTTGCGNATSASGPFYCPPDETVYIDTDFYADLESKYGASGGPLAQMYVLAHEWGHHVQNISGIMNGLDLQTTGPASDGVRLEVQADCFAGSWVAAASSTEDASGDAYLKPATDAEIRDALSAASAVGDDRIQESTQGQVTPETWTHGSSESRQKWFLAGYKGGPDACNSFEVSDGAV from the coding sequence ATGACTTTCAACGACGATGCGCAGATCAGCGGCAACAAGGTCAAGCGCAGGGGACGCGGTGCTGCCGTCGGTGGTGGCGTGGGCATCGTTGGCGTCATCGTCTATTTCATCTTCCAGGCAGTGACCGGAATCGATCCCGGCACGATCGTCCCGCAGGGCGGAACCGGCGGCGGCTCCGACGAACAGGTCGCCGCATGCACCGGCGAAGAGGCCAACAACGGCAACCTCGACTGCCGCCTCGCCGGCACCGCGGAGTCGCTCGACGACTACTGGTCGGAGACCCTCCCGGCCATGGGCGTCGACTACCGCACTCCCGAGTTCATCCTGTTCACCGGCTCGGTGACTACCGGCTGCGGCAACGCGACCAGCGCGAGCGGCCCGTTCTACTGCCCGCCCGACGAGACCGTCTACATCGACACCGACTTCTACGCCGACCTCGAATCCAAGTACGGCGCGAGCGGCGGCCCGCTCGCGCAGATGTACGTGCTCGCCCACGAGTGGGGTCACCACGTGCAGAACATCAGCGGCATCATGAACGGCCTCGACCTGCAGACCACCGGCCCGGCATCCGATGGCGTGCGGCTCGAAGTGCAGGCCGACTGCTTTGCCGGCTCGTGGGTTGCTGCGGCATCCAGCACCGAAGACGCCTCGGGAGACGCCTACCTGAAGCCCGCCACCGACGCCGAGATCCGGGATGCGCTCAGCGCCGCCTCAGCGGTCGGCGACGACCGCATTCAGGAGTCGACGCAGGGGCAGGTGACGCCCGAGACCTGGACGCACGGTTCGAGCGAGTCGCGCCAGAAGTGGTTCCTGGCCGGATACAAGGGCGGCCCTGACGCGTGCAACTCTTTCGAGGTCAGCGACGGCGCGGTCTGA
- a CDS encoding sugar transferase, whose product MVDPSVSSVSPDALSTARRALAALSAGLQSLPPLRLDWARVYALRLLLADSLITFSAVVFAHFAQFTFEPPGRLTGITLEEALVVLVWGASLAVFRTRSRTVLGIGTAEYKSVIQSTLTAFGVLAMVFLVAQSETTRWLFLVALPLGTVGLLANRWNWRRWLNLERASGQYLSRVVVAGNARDVAKVVRQVGNSVRAGYRVVGVVVDEQEDGRAARDYAGSDITVSTYLDGTADFVRGIGCDGVIVAGQPSSDSEFIHDLAWRLEGSAVELIIATSLANVAGPRIHFRPVDGLPLLHVEIPQFTGGKHLLKRAMDIVLAGGALLALAPLFAVIAALIRLDRPGPAVFSQERVGLNGSTFRIFKFRSMVVDAPQLLAQLAAANEGSGVLFKMKHDPRVTRVGRLLRKYSLDELPQLWNILIGDMSIVGPRPPLPSEVEGYETHVHRRLYIKPGLTGMWQVNGRSNLSWEESVRLDLYYVENWSVVGDLAIMWRTIKVVIDPVGAY is encoded by the coding sequence ATGGTCGATCCGTCCGTCAGCAGCGTTTCCCCCGACGCGCTGTCCACAGCGCGCCGAGCGCTGGCCGCGCTGTCGGCCGGCCTGCAGTCGCTGCCGCCGCTGCGCCTCGACTGGGCGCGGGTCTACGCACTGCGCCTCCTGCTCGCCGATTCACTCATCACGTTCTCCGCGGTTGTGTTCGCCCACTTCGCGCAGTTCACGTTCGAGCCACCCGGCCGCCTCACCGGCATCACTCTCGAAGAGGCCCTCGTGGTGCTGGTGTGGGGGGCGAGTCTCGCCGTGTTCCGAACGAGGAGCCGCACGGTGCTCGGCATCGGAACCGCCGAGTACAAGAGCGTCATCCAATCGACTCTCACCGCATTCGGCGTTCTGGCGATGGTCTTCCTCGTCGCCCAGTCGGAGACGACGCGTTGGCTGTTCCTCGTCGCCCTGCCGCTCGGCACGGTCGGCCTGCTCGCCAACCGGTGGAACTGGCGGCGCTGGCTCAACCTCGAGCGCGCCTCCGGGCAGTACCTGTCCAGGGTCGTGGTGGCCGGCAACGCGCGCGATGTCGCGAAAGTCGTGCGTCAGGTGGGCAACTCGGTGCGTGCGGGCTACCGCGTCGTGGGTGTCGTGGTCGATGAGCAGGAGGACGGTCGCGCCGCCCGCGACTACGCCGGTTCCGACATCACGGTCTCGACCTACCTCGACGGCACCGCTGACTTCGTGCGCGGCATCGGCTGCGACGGTGTGATCGTCGCCGGCCAGCCCTCGAGCGATTCCGAGTTCATCCACGATCTGGCCTGGCGACTCGAGGGCAGCGCGGTTGAGCTCATCATCGCGACGAGTCTCGCGAACGTGGCCGGCCCGCGCATCCACTTCCGGCCCGTCGACGGGCTGCCGCTGCTGCACGTCGAGATCCCGCAGTTCACAGGCGGCAAACACCTGCTCAAGCGGGCCATGGACATCGTGCTCGCGGGTGGTGCGCTGCTCGCCCTCGCCCCGCTGTTCGCCGTGATCGCCGCGCTGATCCGACTCGACCGTCCCGGCCCGGCCGTGTTCAGCCAGGAGCGCGTCGGCCTCAATGGCTCGACGTTCCGCATCTTCAAGTTCCGTTCGATGGTGGTGGATGCGCCCCAGCTCCTGGCACAGCTCGCTGCCGCGAACGAGGGCTCGGGTGTGCTGTTCAAGATGAAGCACGACCCCCGGGTGACGCGGGTGGGTCGCCTGCTGCGCAAGTACTCGCTCGACGAACTGCCGCAGCTCTGGAACATTCTGATCGGCGATATGAGCATCGTCGGGCCGCGCCCCCCGCTGCCGTCCGAAGTTGAGGGCTACGAGACGCACGTGCACCGCAGGCTGTACATCAAGCCTGGGCTGACAGGAATGTGGCAGGTCAACGGACGTTCCAACCTCAGTTGGGAGGAGAGCGTGCGCCTCGACCTGTACTACGTCGAGAACTGGTCGGTGGTCGGGGACCTCGCGATCATGTGGCGCACCATCAAGGTGGTCATCGATCCGGTCGGTGCCTACTAG
- a CDS encoding glycosyltransferase family 2 protein: MPRLSVLVPARNAESTIDLAVRSTLASLDTARVDAEVLVFDDRSEDATAAALEAIDDRRLRVVRSPTATGVTGGLNALLDASDSEIVARMDADDRVLRSRFARQLAALGSGTDVVFSTVTNWRPGRPVLPPAPVPIGPAAFPFHLLLTNPVSHPTMLARRAAIERVGGYRAVPAEDYDLWLRFAAAGFGIRRLAAPALLYRVHPGQITASTEWRHESWTDQRVAEAFATLSTRLLGAPFPRLTTLGFTANGADVEPQLAAFAGAFRAGISSLPWLDRAQLARRLTVRLGATRQLARKRSA, from the coding sequence ATGCCCCGCCTGAGCGTGCTGGTTCCCGCGCGCAACGCCGAGAGCACGATCGACCTCGCGGTGCGCTCGACCCTCGCGTCGCTCGACACGGCGCGGGTCGACGCCGAGGTGCTGGTCTTCGATGATCGCAGCGAGGATGCCACAGCGGCCGCCCTCGAAGCGATCGACGATAGGCGGCTCCGCGTGGTCCGCTCACCGACCGCGACCGGTGTGACCGGCGGTTTGAACGCTCTGCTGGATGCGTCTGACAGCGAGATCGTGGCGCGGATGGACGCCGACGATCGGGTGCTGCGCTCGCGGTTCGCGCGGCAACTCGCCGCGCTCGGCTCCGGAACCGACGTGGTGTTCTCCACGGTAACCAACTGGCGACCTGGTCGCCCGGTGCTGCCGCCCGCGCCGGTGCCGATCGGGCCAGCGGCGTTCCCGTTCCACCTGCTGCTCACCAACCCGGTCTCGCATCCGACGATGCTCGCGCGGCGGGCCGCGATCGAACGGGTCGGCGGATACCGTGCGGTTCCGGCCGAGGACTACGACCTCTGGCTGCGCTTCGCGGCCGCCGGATTCGGCATCCGTCGGCTCGCGGCCCCCGCCCTGCTGTACCGCGTGCACCCGGGCCAGATCACGGCGTCCACCGAGTGGCGGCACGAGTCGTGGACCGACCAGCGCGTCGCCGAGGCCTTCGCAACCCTGAGCACCCGGTTGCTCGGGGCGCCCTTCCCGAGACTCACGACCCTCGGGTTCACGGCGAACGGTGCGGACGTCGAACCGCAGCTCGCGGCCTTCGCGGGGGCGTTCCGCGCCGGCATCTCGTCCCTCCCATGGCTGGATCGAGCGCAGCTGGCTCGACGGCTCACGGTTCGCCTGGGCGCAACACGACAGCTGGCTCGCAAGCGCAGCGCCTAG
- a CDS encoding glycosyltransferase family 2 protein: MTAPSVGVVIATRGRPELLRSAVRAALAQDYDGEIEVIVVFDQVPIDALDDIAVPGHRRFLRTIHNERTPGLAGGRNTGILATSAELVAFCDDDDEWLPTKLRRQGEEWEKNPDAVLVSVGITILTEGAEHVRLPPVHTVFADLLESRITEIHPSTFLLRRSSLLGEVGLVDEQLPFSYGEDYDLLLRAARTGPILGVPEPLVVIRWNRVSFFSDRWQGIADGLTYILAKYPEFASTAIGSARLEGQIAFAYAALGDRPTARHWARRTIRHDRSQLRGWAALAISARLVPASFLVAAVNRRGRGL, translated from the coding sequence ATGACAGCACCCTCCGTCGGTGTGGTGATCGCCACGCGCGGCCGACCCGAACTGTTGCGCAGCGCCGTGCGCGCCGCTCTCGCGCAGGACTACGACGGCGAGATCGAGGTGATCGTGGTCTTCGACCAGGTGCCGATCGATGCGCTCGACGACATCGCGGTGCCCGGGCATCGGCGATTCCTGCGCACCATCCACAACGAGCGCACGCCGGGCCTCGCCGGTGGCCGCAACACGGGGATCCTCGCCACCTCGGCCGAGCTCGTGGCGTTCTGCGACGACGACGACGAGTGGCTGCCGACCAAGCTTCGGCGACAGGGCGAGGAGTGGGAGAAGAATCCCGATGCTGTTCTCGTCTCGGTGGGCATCACGATCCTCACCGAGGGCGCGGAGCACGTGCGGCTGCCGCCCGTGCACACCGTATTCGCCGACCTGCTCGAGTCGCGGATCACCGAGATCCACCCCTCGACCTTCCTGCTCAGGCGGTCGAGCCTCCTCGGCGAGGTCGGCCTCGTCGACGAACAGCTGCCCTTCTCGTACGGTGAGGATTACGACCTGCTGCTGCGGGCCGCGCGCACCGGCCCCATCCTCGGGGTGCCCGAGCCGCTCGTCGTCATCCGCTGGAATCGCGTCTCGTTCTTCAGCGATCGCTGGCAGGGCATCGCCGACGGCCTCACCTACATCCTCGCCAAATACCCGGAGTTCGCGTCGACCGCGATCGGCTCGGCCCGGCTCGAGGGGCAGATCGCTTTCGCCTACGCCGCGCTCGGCGACCGCCCGACCGCCCGCCACTGGGCGCGCCGCACGATCCGCCACGACCGGTCGCAGCTGCGCGGCTGGGCGGCGCTCGCGATCTCGGCGCGCCTCGTGCCCGCCTCGTTCCTGGTCGCGGCCGTCAATCGTCGCGGTCGCGGGCTCTGA
- a CDS encoding O-antigen ligase family protein, which translates to MPAPELPRWPFAAMFVLFPLWWILGPGEAVWIVLAGVMVFYLVRRGGIEVPRGFGLWLLFLLWMLCSVIEIDSGGRLTGFIYRALLYATVTVIFVYVYNARETLTARYLAGVLSVFWIIVIVGGYVGLFFPLLAFNTPFGLVLPQSIASNELVQEMVRRRVTQYNPDAFAPLEPRPSAPFLYTNGWGNAYSVLTPFFVAYLIEVRRERRFWWLAALLPLSVIPAFLTLNRGMFIGIALALAYVGARALVRGHVRVLVTITVVAALAGMIFAVFPVADRLTDRLNSSPSTEDRASLYQETFERTLEAPVFGYGAPRPSESEGQPAAGTQGQVWMVLFSHGFLGLFFFLAWLVYVFLRTLRVRSPIDIAANTVLLVVIVQSTYYSILTTGLAVAMISAAVMLRPPVRMQTPEIAKELTV; encoded by the coding sequence ATGCCCGCCCCGGAACTGCCTCGATGGCCCTTTGCCGCGATGTTCGTGCTGTTTCCGCTGTGGTGGATTCTCGGCCCGGGCGAGGCGGTCTGGATCGTTCTCGCGGGCGTGATGGTGTTCTATCTGGTGCGCCGAGGCGGCATCGAAGTGCCCCGCGGTTTCGGCCTATGGCTGCTCTTTCTGCTCTGGATGCTCTGCTCGGTGATCGAGATCGACTCCGGTGGGCGGCTCACCGGTTTCATCTACCGTGCGCTGCTCTATGCGACGGTGACGGTCATCTTCGTCTACGTGTACAACGCGCGGGAGACGCTGACCGCGCGCTATCTGGCCGGAGTCCTGTCGGTCTTCTGGATCATCGTCATCGTCGGCGGCTACGTCGGGCTCTTCTTCCCCCTGCTCGCCTTCAACACCCCGTTCGGGCTCGTGCTGCCGCAGTCGATCGCGAGCAACGAGCTGGTGCAGGAGATGGTGCGGCGGCGGGTCACCCAGTACAACCCCGACGCGTTCGCGCCCCTCGAGCCGCGGCCGAGCGCGCCATTCCTGTACACGAACGGCTGGGGCAACGCCTACTCGGTGCTCACGCCGTTCTTCGTCGCCTACCTGATCGAGGTGCGCCGGGAGCGCCGCTTCTGGTGGCTCGCGGCGCTGCTTCCCCTCTCGGTGATCCCGGCCTTCTTGACCCTCAACCGCGGCATGTTCATCGGCATCGCGCTCGCGCTCGCCTACGTCGGGGCGCGGGCGCTCGTGCGCGGGCACGTCCGCGTGCTCGTGACGATCACCGTGGTCGCCGCGCTCGCCGGAATGATCTTCGCGGTGTTCCCGGTTGCCGACCGTCTCACCGACCGGCTGAACTCGAGCCCGAGCACCGAAGACCGCGCGAGCCTGTACCAGGAGACCTTCGAGCGCACGCTCGAGGCGCCCGTGTTCGGCTACGGCGCCCCGAGACCATCGGAGTCCGAGGGACAGCCCGCGGCGGGCACCCAGGGCCAGGTCTGGATGGTGCTCTTCTCGCACGGGTTCCTCGGCCTGTTCTTCTTCCTGGCCTGGCTGGTCTACGTGTTCTTGCGCACCCTCCGCGTGCGCAGCCCGATCGATATCGCGGCCAACACGGTGCTGCTCGTCGTGATCGTGCAATCGACGTACTACAGCATCCTCACCACAGGTCTGGCTGTCGCCATGATCTCGGCGGCCGTCATGCTGCGGCCACCCGTGCGCATGCAGACCCCGGAAATCGCGAAGGAGTTGACCGTATGA
- a CDS encoding WecB/TagA/CpsF family glycosyltransferase encodes MTGGTRGSVVGVPIDALSSRQLVDEIFGWVADAGAPARSALGVNAHVVNLAASDSVFARDVARADLAYADGQSVVWAARLLGTPVPERVATTDLIHPLAERAAAEGVRMFFYGGRPGVAALAAERLGAAHPGLAITVRDGYVAAAGMDALVDEINASGAGLLFVGLGDPLQQRWIAEHRDALTVPAVLSCGGLFDWTSGSNRRAPRWMIRAGLEWLWRLIIEPRRLARRYLVGNPAFVLRVARAKLAA; translated from the coding sequence ATGACCGGGGGCACTCGCGGCAGCGTCGTCGGGGTGCCGATCGACGCGCTGTCGAGCAGGCAGCTCGTCGACGAGATCTTCGGCTGGGTGGCCGACGCCGGCGCTCCCGCCCGCAGTGCTCTCGGCGTGAACGCGCACGTCGTCAACCTCGCCGCGAGCGACAGCGTCTTCGCCCGGGATGTGGCGCGGGCCGACCTCGCCTACGCCGACGGCCAGTCCGTGGTCTGGGCGGCGAGGCTGCTCGGAACACCCGTTCCCGAGCGGGTCGCGACGACCGACCTGATCCACCCCCTTGCCGAGCGTGCCGCCGCCGAGGGCGTGCGGATGTTCTTCTACGGGGGCCGCCCCGGGGTGGCCGCCCTGGCCGCCGAGCGGTTGGGCGCGGCGCATCCCGGTCTCGCGATCACGGTGCGGGACGGCTACGTCGCTGCGGCCGGGATGGACGCGCTCGTCGACGAAATCAACGCCTCGGGCGCGGGCCTGCTCTTCGTCGGCCTGGGCGACCCGCTTCAGCAGCGCTGGATCGCCGAGCACCGCGACGCGCTCACCGTGCCGGCCGTACTCAGCTGCGGCGGCCTGTTCGACTGGACGAGCGGCTCGAATCGCCGGGCACCGCGTTGGATGATCCGCGCCGGGCTCGAGTGGCTCTGGCGGCTCATCATCGAACCGCGACGGCTCGCGCGGCGCTACCTCGTGGGGAACCCGGCCTTTGTGCTGCGGGTAGCCCGCGCAAAACTCGCGGCATGA
- a CDS encoding polysaccharide biosynthesis C-terminal domain-containing protein, with amino-acid sequence MTAPPDAETRALARGGGVSLLGSATSAVMGFVLTVVLARLLGDSGSGVVLQAIAVFTIVLSFARAGLDSGAVWMFPRLVSADPSRLRGTLLWMLAVTAAAGGVCALGVELAAGFLDPTVADAVRAAGWFLPAGALLLVALAATRGLGGVVPYSVVGSIALPAARPLFVWIAVALGASLAMVTLAWALPLPLALVAAIAVLRVQVLRHEQGVRGPWRVDKPVRRELLGYAWPRTISAGLEQSIIWLDVLIVGVIAGTAAAGVYGGASRFVAAGLIIDSALRIVVSTRFSALLHEGRVAEVQSLYRTAATWLVLFGAPIYLILGVFASVVLGLLGPGFEEGSTALAILCGGAILTFAAGNIHSVLLMSGRSGWGAFNKAVVLALNIVGNLLLVPVLGIAGAALVWSASMLVDALLAAIEVRVFLGIRAGWGATAYALLVPLASVGLPALAARLVLGETLLGLLVGTALGVILFLTWCALDRRRLNIHALVAFAQRKQN; translated from the coding sequence ATGACCGCGCCCCCCGACGCCGAGACCCGGGCGCTCGCCCGCGGCGGCGGCGTGAGCCTGCTCGGTTCCGCCACCAGCGCCGTGATGGGCTTTGTGCTCACGGTTGTGCTCGCGCGACTGCTCGGTGACTCGGGCTCGGGCGTGGTGCTGCAGGCCATCGCGGTGTTCACCATCGTGCTGAGCTTCGCCCGGGCCGGCCTCGATTCCGGTGCGGTGTGGATGTTCCCCCGCCTCGTCTCCGCGGACCCCTCGCGCCTGCGCGGCACCCTGCTCTGGATGCTCGCGGTCACCGCCGCCGCGGGCGGGGTCTGCGCGCTCGGCGTGGAGCTGGCAGCCGGCTTCCTCGACCCGACCGTCGCCGATGCCGTGCGCGCCGCCGGCTGGTTCCTTCCCGCGGGAGCCCTGCTGCTCGTCGCCCTCGCCGCCACCCGAGGACTCGGCGGGGTCGTGCCGTACTCGGTGGTCGGCAGCATCGCGCTGCCCGCGGCGCGGCCGCTGTTCGTCTGGATCGCCGTCGCGCTCGGGGCATCCCTCGCCATGGTCACGCTCGCCTGGGCGTTGCCGCTTCCGCTCGCGCTAGTGGCAGCGATCGCCGTGCTGCGCGTGCAGGTGCTGCGACACGAGCAGGGCGTGCGCGGACCGTGGCGCGTCGACAAACCCGTTCGGCGCGAGCTGCTCGGCTACGCCTGGCCGCGCACGATCTCGGCGGGGCTCGAGCAGTCCATCATCTGGCTCGACGTGCTCATCGTGGGCGTGATCGCGGGCACCGCGGCGGCCGGCGTCTATGGGGGCGCGAGCCGGTTCGTCGCCGCCGGCCTCATCATCGACTCTGCGCTGCGCATTGTGGTGTCAACGCGTTTCAGCGCGCTCCTGCACGAGGGGCGCGTGGCCGAGGTGCAGAGCCTGTACCGCACGGCGGCCACCTGGTTGGTGCTGTTCGGCGCACCGATCTACCTGATCCTCGGGGTGTTCGCGTCGGTGGTGCTCGGCCTGCTCGGTCCCGGATTCGAGGAGGGCTCCACCGCCCTGGCCATCCTGTGCGGCGGCGCGATCCTGACCTTCGCGGCCGGCAACATCCACTCGGTGCTGCTGATGAGCGGGCGCAGCGGCTGGGGCGCATTCAACAAGGCCGTGGTGCTCGCGCTCAACATCGTCGGCAACCTGCTGCTGGTTCCCGTGCTCGGCATCGCAGGAGCCGCCCTGGTCTGGTCGGCCAGCATGCTGGTGGATGCCCTGCTCGCCGCCATCGAGGTGCGCGTGTTCCTCGGCATCCGGGCCGGGTGGGGCGCGACAGCCTATGCGCTGCTCGTGCCGCTCGCGAGTGTCGGGCTGCCCGCGCTGGCCGCGCGGCTCGTGCTCGGGGAGACCCTGCTCGGGCTGCTCGTGGGCACCGCGCTCGGCGTCATCCTGTTTCTCACGTGGTGCGCGCTGGATCGGCGGCGGCTGAATATACACGCACTCGTCGCGTTTGCGCAACGCAAACAGAATTAA
- a CDS encoding IMS domain-containing protein encodes MTTHDSVGTAPTRRGLTRALVLVLVVALALLATAFAISAGRAPAEKAEAPAPAAAQPTATPEPTLVPATDVGITPVMADLAVAGFLTAVATTPASDLPKVASGAILEDLQNEAQELEANGWTRTGRAKVDGVKVTSSNEAAGTATVVACVDSSKVATLDENGDRLAAPATARALNIYSLSRSDGFWRVVSRTFPDETAC; translated from the coding sequence ATGACCACGCACGATTCTGTGGGCACTGCTCCCACCCGCCGCGGACTCACCCGTGCGCTCGTGCTGGTGCTGGTCGTGGCCCTCGCGCTTCTCGCCACGGCGTTCGCGATCTCCGCCGGACGTGCCCCCGCGGAAAAGGCGGAAGCACCCGCTCCCGCCGCCGCCCAGCCGACCGCAACACCTGAGCCGACCCTCGTTCCGGCGACGGACGTCGGCATCACCCCGGTGATGGCCGACCTCGCGGTTGCGGGCTTCCTGACCGCCGTGGCGACAACACCGGCCTCGGACCTGCCGAAGGTCGCCTCCGGTGCGATCCTCGAAGACCTGCAGAACGAGGCACAGGAGCTCGAGGCCAACGGCTGGACCCGCACGGGCCGCGCGAAGGTCGACGGCGTGAAGGTCACCTCCTCCAACGAGGCAGCCGGCACAGCCACCGTCGTGGCCTGTGTCGACTCGAGCAAGGTCGCGACCCTCGACGAGAACGGCGACCGGCTCGCCGCGCCGGCCACGGCCCGCGCCCTCAACATCTACTCGCTCTCCCGCTCCGACGGATTCTGGCGAGTCGTATCCCGCACGTTCCCCGATGAAACCGCCTGCTAG